CTCCCTGAATAAACTCCAGTTTCGCTGGTTCCATGCGTTCCTTAGCTATTTCAATCATGTCTTTTGAAAGGTCTACACCACAAACGCGGTACCCTTCCTGGTGAAGCAGTTGTGAGCCGAACCCATCTCCGCAACCCAGATCAGCCACTTCACTCCCGGCTGGCAAATATTCTTTCAGAAAGGGAATGATTGATTTTCTGCTGCCTTCCGCCCACATGTATTCACTTCGCGAACTCCAAAACCCCGCTCGCCCGTCCCATTGTTTTTCTGCTTCTCTATGCCAGTTAAATGTATTTCCCATATTCAATCTCCTTCTTTTATTTTTTTCAAAAGATCATAAGGCTGCGAACTCCTGCCCTTCCCCTCTTTTTCTTCTATAGTCCATTAAAAAAACCTCCATAATCTAAATAAATAGTTGCTTCCTCTTACAATCTTCGATATGATAAAACACAAGATAAGCTAACTAAAAACAACTAATAACACTATATATAGTATTAGCGATGAAAAGATGCCACTACGGCTTAATAGGGAATCCGGTTCTAATCCGGAGCTGCCCCCGCAACTGTACTCGTTCGCGAAATGGACTAGCCACTGTGAAATTCACGGGAAGGCCCAGAGTAGATTCGAACGACAGCCAGGAGACCTGTCTTTACTCGCTGAAGTTTCACCTTCTTCGGGGATTGAGAAGATGAAGCGATGGAATAATCTAAACCTGTACTTTACAGTGTTTCAGTAATTATTTCATGGTTTCATCCGCTCATGCCAGAGCGGATTTTTTTATGTCCGCAATTATTATAGGGATAAAAGGAGAGGTAGGAATGAACGTAACTTTAGACAAAACATGGAACAAGTGGTTATCCAACCAGCAGCCCCGTTTCCCTTCATTGGACTTGGGCAGAATTGCAAAGAAACTCCCGGACATGGGGTTAGAGAGCATGGAGGAACGCGCTCAGTATCAGGCCTTAATTCTAGAGTGTTTAGCAGAAATTGATGAAACAGAACCAAATTGGACGTTTCTAGCTAGCAGCATCCACTTGGAGCAGATGTATCAAGAAGCAACAGCCAATCGTGGCCAGCCTGAAGCATACAAAGGATTCTCCTCCCTTATTCATACGCTTATAAGTGAAGGAATCTACAACGATAAAATCCTTCATTATTATACAGAACAGGAAATAGATGAGCTGGAAAAAATTATTGCACCAGAACGCGACGAAAAGTTTACCTACATCGGATTAAAAACACTAGGCGACCGCTATCTTGCACGAGCGAAAGACGGACGTATATTCGAACTTCCCCAGGAAAGGTTCCTTATTATTGCCATGATGATCATGGCAGAGGAATCAACGGATAAACGAATATCCCTTATCAAAGAAGCCTACTGGGCTCTTAGTCACCTTTACATGACTGTGGCTACCCCAACACTTGCCAACGCAGGGAAAAGATACGGTCAATTAAGCTCCTGCTTCATTGATACCGTCGACGACAGTCTGCAGTCCATATACGATACGAACACAGATATCGCTAATTTAAGTAAACACGGGGGCGGAATCGGCGTGTATTTAGGAAAAATCCGAAGCCGCGGAAGCGACATCCGGGGATTTAAAGGAGTTTCCTCTGGTGTCCTGCCGTGGATGAAGCAATTGAACAACACCGCGGTAAGCGTAGACCAGCTCGGGCAACGCCAGGGAGCAGTTGCTGTTTATCTGGATATCTGGCATAAAGATATCTTCCCATTCCTAGAAAGCCGCCTTAACAATGGAGATGAACGTCAACGAACTCACGATTTATTCACAGGAGTCAGCATTCCTGATCTATTTATGGAAGCAGTGGAAAAACGCGAGGACTGGTATCTGTTTGATCCACACGAAGTCAGGAAGATCATGGGTTTTTCCTTGGAAGACTCTTATGATGAAGCACGCGGAAACGGCACCTTCCGTGAACGGTACCAGCAATGCGTTAACCACCCTGACCTTTCCAAAAAACAAGTGCCGGCCATCGAGATCATGAAACGCATTATGATTGGACAGCTTGAGACAGGTACTCCGTATATGTTTTATAGAGATGAAGTCAACAGAATGAATCCGAACAACCATAAGGGAATGGTTTATTGCAGTAACCTATGCACTGAGATTACTCAAAACCAGAGTCCAACCATGATGAAGCAGCAATATGTTGAGGATGGAAAAATTATCACCGTACAGGATCCAGGAGATTTTGTTGTCTGCAATCTTTCCAGCATAAACCTAGGGAAAGCCATCCCTGCTGGTGCTTTGCCGCGTCTTATCCGCATACAGGTACGAATGCTCGATAATGTGATCGACCAAAATTCAATTCCTGTGCTGCAAGCTCAATTAACCAACCAATCCTATCGAGGGATCGGACTTGGCACATTTGGGTGGGCTCACTTACTCGCTCAGAAGAAAATTGCCTGGGAATCAGAACAAGCAGAAGCATATGCGAACGAAGTATATGAAGCGATTGCTTATTATACGATCGAAGCGAGCAGTCAATTAGCTGAAGAGAAAGGCAGCTACCCTTACTTTGAAGGCTCAGACTGGGATAATGGCAGCTTTTTTGAGAAACGAAGTCTAAATAAAAACGGTTCTTGGAATTGGGAGAGCTTAAGAGAAAGAGTTCATAATCACGGTCTCAGAAATGGTTATTTAATGGCAGTAGCACCAAATTCCAGTACCTCGCTAATCGCAGGAAGTACCGCAAGCATCGATCCTATTTTTAAAAAGTTCTATTCGGAGGAAAAGAAAGATTACAAAATTCCGGTAACCGCTCCAGATTTAACACCAGAGACTTACTGGTACTACAAATCAGCTTATGATATTGACCAGCATTCAAGCATCCGGCAGAACGCAGTTCGTCAAAGATACGTGGACCAGTCCATTTCGTTTAACCTCTATGTCAGAAACTCAATCCAGGCAAAAGATTTACTCAACTTGCACTTGGATGCCTGGCGCAACGGCTTGAAGACTACCTATTATACAAGGTCTACTTCAGGGCAAGGGGAATTCGACGATTGCGAGAGCTGCTCATCTTAAGGAGGGAACTAAATGTCCGATACAATCCAAAAACGGAAACTCATTGACTATGAAGCTCCAAACGCTTCAACCGGAATCATTAATGGAAGGAGTTCTAACGTCCTGAATTGGGACGATAATCGTTATTCGTGGGCCTACCCTATGTATAAGACGATGCTTTCTAATTTCTGGATACCGAACGAGATCAATATGAGCAATGATTTGAAGCAGTGGCCAAACCTGAGCGAACAAGAACAAGTCTCGTTCAAGAAAATCATCGGCCTGCTCGCTTTTCTTGACTCGATTCAAACAGATTATTCAGGAAAGGTGGCGGATTATTTAACGGATTCCAGCCTTTCAGCCCTCATGCAGGTGCTGGCATTCCAGGAAGTGGTCCACAACCAATCTTATTCTTACGTCTTATCCACGTTAGTAGACCAAGGGGAACAGGAACGTATCTTTGAGTATTGGAAGCACGATGAGGTGTTGATAGAGCGTAACCAATTTATCACAGAAGCGTACCAGGAATTTGCGGATGATCCTAATCTGGATAATTTCTTAAAGTCCATTGTGTATGATGTCGTCCTTGAAGGATTGTTCTTTTATGCAGGCTTTGCTTTCTTCTACAACCTGGCCAGAAACCAAAAAATGGTTTCTACCAGTACGATGATCAATTATATCAATCGCGACGAACAGATCCATGTCAATTTATTTGCAAGGATTTTCAAGGAAACCCTTGAAGAAAACCCTGAAGTTGATAAACATGCTTACCTTTCCTTTGTTACAGAGACCTTTAAAGAAGCGACGGAGCTTGAGATTAAGTGGGCTCACCACATTATCGGCGATTCCTTCCCCGGCATACCGATCCAAGATCTTGAAGATTACATTCGGTTCATTGCAAATAAACGCTGCCGGCTGCTTGGCGCTGAAAAGCCCTATCCCGAATACAACGAAAATCCACTCAAATGGATCCGCGCTTATCAAGAGGTAGACGAGGGAAAATCAGATTTCTTCGAACAGAAATCAAGGCAGTACACGAAAGTTTCTGAAGACAACGGGTTTGACGACCTATAATGAACAGAAAAATCCACCCAAAATTAGTCGGGTGGATTTTTTATGTCAACTTTTCTTACATGAATACAAAATTTGTTATTGATTTTTCAGAAAACTTGTTTTATAGTTATATTTAGACATAACAAATTGTGTAAGAAAACCTAACATTCATTAGGGGAGGGGCAAATTCATGAAGAAATTGGAAGCCATCATTCGTCCAGAAGCTTTTCAAACACTTAGACAAAACCTGGATGAACTCGGTGTGAAAGGTCTTACTGTTTCAGAAGTTGCCGGATGTGGGCAGCAAAAAGGTCAGGAGGGGATCTTTCGCGGGAGCCGATTTGAAATTAAGCTCTATCCGAAAGTAAAAGTGGAAATGGTCGTTGAAGAACAGGAAGTCGACCCCATCATCAATGTCATCACCGAAACATGCGCTACCAATGAAGTTGGGGACGGGAAAATTTTCATATCGACCATTGACGAAGTCTACCGAATTCGTACTGGCGAGACAGGAAAAGCAGCACTTATTTAAAGGATAAGGAAGGATGAATTGTAAATTATGAAGAAAATAATCCCGCTGGTATTCATTGCTACCTTTGGATTTCCAATAGCAGCAAGTGCTGAAGCTGCTGTAACACCGGAATCCGTATTGGAGTCCGTCGATATGGCTTGGGTCATGATCGCCGCTTTTCTAGTATTCTTTATGCACGCAGGATTTGCGATGGTAGAGTCAGGTTTTACACGGTCAAAAAACGCACTTAATATTTTAATGAAGAACTTCCTGACTCTCTCCATCGCCTCGGTCTTATATTTCATCGTTGGTTATGGCTTCATGTTTGGTACTTCTGGGGGAGGTATCATCGGAACGGACGCCTTTTTACTCAACGGTCAGGAAGACCAAATTGGTTTCTTTGTCTTCCAGGCTGTCTTCGCTGCAACTTGTGCCACCATTATTTCAGGAGCTGTAGCGGAACGTATGAAGCTTGGGTCTTATTTGCTTTTAACTGTCGTTATGACAGGATTAATTTATCCGGTTGTCGGCCACTGGGTTTGGGGCGGAGGCTGGTTGTCAGAACTTGGATTTGTTGACTTTGCAGGATCCACGGTGGTGCACTTGACCGGAGCTTTAGGTGCTGTGGTCACGGTAATGCTCCTAGGACCTCGTATCGGCAAATACTCTGGAAAAACAGTGAATGTTATCCAGGGGCACAACATTCCTATTGGAGCACTTGGTGTATTCATTCTTTGGTTCGGTTGGTTTGGATTTAATGGCGGAAGTACGTTAGCTGCAGACCCTGAGCTTGTACCATCTGTTATTGCGACTACCCTGCTTTCCGCTTCCGCCGGTGTAGTAGGTACCGCACTCTATTCTTATTTGAAATATCAACGCATCGATGCTTCTTTGACTCTCAATGGAGCTTTAGCAGGACTAGTCGGGATTACTGCTGGAACTGCCAATGTTTCTCTAATAGGAGCAATCATTATTGGTTTGATTGCGGGAGTCATTCTTGTAGAAGCCGTTCAATTCTTTGATCGCGTCGTTCGTATCGATGATCCTGTCGGAGCGATTACCGTTCATGGAATCTGCGGAATTTGGGGAACACTCGCTGTTGGCTTATTCTCTGTAGATGGTGGTCTCTTCTATGGAGGAGGAATTCAGCTTCTCGGTATTCAGGCTGTTGGTATTCTCGCCGTCATCGCCTGGACAATGATAACTTCTGGAATCGTGGTCTTCGCTCTGAAGAGCACGGTAGGGATCCGCGTATCCCGCGAAGAAGAAATTGCCGGCTTGGACTTTGCCGAACATGGATCTACAGCTTACGAATCCACTAAAAGCATCTTCAACGAAAACTATGATCCTTCCAGCAGAGATTTCGGAGTCGGATTATTGCACAGATTGGATAGCTTAGATAATCCCGAGACCCAAAAAAAGAAAGGCCATAGGACAGCTCAATAAATAAACGGCTTTTATGAAGCCCCCGTTTTCCCTCTAAGGGAGAACGGGGGCTTCCATATGCCAAAAGGTATACTTAACTCCTGGTTCTATCTGGCTATTTTAGCAATTAATACGAACGTTTGTTCTCGTTTTTACCCAAAATATGATATCCTAATAGATAGATACCGTTCTTTGCTAGGATTAGGAAGTGG
This Halobacillus salinarum DNA region includes the following protein-coding sequences:
- a CDS encoding ribonucleoside-diphosphate reductase subunit alpha, with protein sequence MNVTLDKTWNKWLSNQQPRFPSLDLGRIAKKLPDMGLESMEERAQYQALILECLAEIDETEPNWTFLASSIHLEQMYQEATANRGQPEAYKGFSSLIHTLISEGIYNDKILHYYTEQEIDELEKIIAPERDEKFTYIGLKTLGDRYLARAKDGRIFELPQERFLIIAMMIMAEESTDKRISLIKEAYWALSHLYMTVATPTLANAGKRYGQLSSCFIDTVDDSLQSIYDTNTDIANLSKHGGGIGVYLGKIRSRGSDIRGFKGVSSGVLPWMKQLNNTAVSVDQLGQRQGAVAVYLDIWHKDIFPFLESRLNNGDERQRTHDLFTGVSIPDLFMEAVEKREDWYLFDPHEVRKIMGFSLEDSYDEARGNGTFRERYQQCVNHPDLSKKQVPAIEIMKRIMIGQLETGTPYMFYRDEVNRMNPNNHKGMVYCSNLCTEITQNQSPTMMKQQYVEDGKIITVQDPGDFVVCNLSSINLGKAIPAGALPRLIRIQVRMLDNVIDQNSIPVLQAQLTNQSYRGIGLGTFGWAHLLAQKKIAWESEQAEAYANEVYEAIAYYTIEASSQLAEEKGSYPYFEGSDWDNGSFFEKRSLNKNGSWNWESLRERVHNHGLRNGYLMAVAPNSSTSLIAGSTASIDPIFKKFYSEEKKDYKIPVTAPDLTPETYWYYKSAYDIDQHSSIRQNAVRQRYVDQSISFNLYVRNSIQAKDLLNLHLDAWRNGLKTTYYTRSTSGQGEFDDCESCSS
- a CDS encoding ribonucleotide-diphosphate reductase subunit beta; protein product: MSDTIQKRKLIDYEAPNASTGIINGRSSNVLNWDDNRYSWAYPMYKTMLSNFWIPNEINMSNDLKQWPNLSEQEQVSFKKIIGLLAFLDSIQTDYSGKVADYLTDSSLSALMQVLAFQEVVHNQSYSYVLSTLVDQGEQERIFEYWKHDEVLIERNQFITEAYQEFADDPNLDNFLKSIVYDVVLEGLFFYAGFAFFYNLARNQKMVSTSTMINYINRDEQIHVNLFARIFKETLEENPEVDKHAYLSFVTETFKEATELEIKWAHHIIGDSFPGIPIQDLEDYIRFIANKRCRLLGAEKPYPEYNENPLKWIRAYQEVDEGKSDFFEQKSRQYTKVSEDNGFDDL
- a CDS encoding P-II family nitrogen regulator, with product MKKLEAIIRPEAFQTLRQNLDELGVKGLTVSEVAGCGQQKGQEGIFRGSRFEIKLYPKVKVEMVVEEQEVDPIINVITETCATNEVGDGKIFISTIDEVYRIRTGETGKAALI
- a CDS encoding ammonium transporter, whose product is MKKIIPLVFIATFGFPIAASAEAAVTPESVLESVDMAWVMIAAFLVFFMHAGFAMVESGFTRSKNALNILMKNFLTLSIASVLYFIVGYGFMFGTSGGGIIGTDAFLLNGQEDQIGFFVFQAVFAATCATIISGAVAERMKLGSYLLLTVVMTGLIYPVVGHWVWGGGWLSELGFVDFAGSTVVHLTGALGAVVTVMLLGPRIGKYSGKTVNVIQGHNIPIGALGVFILWFGWFGFNGGSTLAADPELVPSVIATTLLSASAGVVGTALYSYLKYQRIDASLTLNGALAGLVGITAGTANVSLIGAIIIGLIAGVILVEAVQFFDRVVRIDDPVGAITVHGICGIWGTLAVGLFSVDGGLFYGGGIQLLGIQAVGILAVIAWTMITSGIVVFALKSTVGIRVSREEEIAGLDFAEHGSTAYESTKSIFNENYDPSSRDFGVGLLHRLDSLDNPETQKKKGHRTAQ